The proteins below come from a single Minwuia thermotolerans genomic window:
- a CDS encoding electron transfer flavoprotein subunit alpha/FixB family protein, whose translation MAVLVIAEHDNNELNPATLATVTAAKAMDNDVTVLVMGHNAGGVAEAAAKVAGVGKVLHADDAGLEHSLAENRAALIVSLAGDYGHIVAPSTTSGKNILPRVAALLDVQQISDIVEVESADTFVRPIYAGNAMATVQSSDGIKVITVRTTTFAKAEAEGGSASVEQIAAAEDPGLSSFVGERLSESDRPDLATAKIVVSGGRGMQNGENFEMLYKVADKLGAAVGASRAAVDAGFVPNDMQVGQTGKVVAPELYIAVGISGAIQHLAGMKDSKVIVAINKDEEAPIFQVADYGLVADLFQAVPELESKL comes from the coding sequence ATGGCTGTTCTCGTTATTGCCGAACACGACAACAACGAACTCAACCCGGCCACCCTGGCCACGGTCACCGCCGCGAAAGCGATGGACAACGACGTCACCGTGCTGGTCATGGGCCACAATGCGGGCGGCGTCGCCGAAGCCGCGGCCAAGGTCGCGGGCGTCGGCAAGGTGCTGCACGCCGACGACGCCGGGCTGGAGCATTCGCTGGCCGAGAACCGGGCGGCGCTGATCGTCAGCCTGGCCGGCGACTACGGCCACATCGTCGCGCCGTCGACCACCTCCGGCAAGAACATCCTGCCGCGGGTCGCCGCGCTGCTGGACGTCCAGCAGATCTCCGACATCGTCGAGGTCGAAAGCGCCGATACCTTCGTGCGGCCGATCTACGCCGGCAACGCCATGGCGACCGTGCAGTCCTCCGACGGGATCAAGGTCATCACCGTGCGCACCACCACCTTCGCCAAGGCGGAGGCCGAAGGCGGATCGGCCAGCGTCGAGCAGATCGCGGCCGCCGAGGATCCGGGCCTGTCATCCTTCGTCGGCGAGCGCCTCTCGGAATCCGATCGCCCGGACCTCGCCACGGCCAAGATCGTCGTGTCCGGCGGCCGCGGCATGCAGAACGGCGAGAATTTCGAGATGCTCTACAAGGTGGCCGACAAGCTGGGCGCCGCCGTGGGCGCCAGCCGCGCCGCGGTCGACGCCGGCTTCGTGCCGAACGACATGCAGGTCGGCCAGACCGGCAAGGTCGTCGCGCCCGAGCTCTACATCGCCGTCGGTATCTCCGGTGCGATCCAGCATCTGGCGGGCATGAAGGACTCCAAGGTCATCGTCGCCATCAACAAGGACGAGGAAGCCCCGATCTTCCAGGTCGCCGACTACGGCCTCGTGGCGGACCTCTTCCAGGCGGTGCCGGAGCTCGAATCGAAGCTTTGA
- the cysQ gene encoding 3'(2'),5'-bisphosphate nucleotidase CysQ — protein MIIDRAELARQLADITEEAGRLILDIYNSEFETRSKDDSSPVTDADEKAEALILERLAALGTGIPVVAEEAVAAGEVPDIAGGRFFLVDPLDGTKEFINRNGEFTVNIALIEQSEPVAGAVHLPALGQTYWGAWPGAAWRRAVGGEPEPITVRPADHDGFVVVASRSHRDQATDDYLKDVPVLELVSAGSSLKLCRVAEGQADMYPRLGRTMEWDIAAGHAVLMAAGGKIQVIAGGDVPGDVGQPLRYGKPGFENPYFVARGG, from the coding sequence ATGATCATCGACCGGGCCGAACTGGCGCGGCAACTCGCCGACATCACCGAGGAGGCCGGGCGGCTCATCCTCGACATCTACAACTCCGAATTCGAAACCCGCTCCAAGGACGACAGTTCGCCCGTCACCGACGCCGACGAGAAGGCGGAGGCGCTGATCCTGGAGCGGCTGGCGGCGCTGGGGACCGGCATTCCCGTGGTCGCCGAGGAAGCCGTTGCCGCCGGCGAGGTGCCGGATATCGCCGGAGGGCGCTTCTTCCTGGTCGATCCGCTGGACGGCACGAAGGAGTTCATCAACCGCAATGGCGAATTCACGGTCAACATCGCCCTGATCGAGCAGTCCGAGCCGGTGGCGGGCGCGGTGCACCTGCCGGCGCTGGGCCAGACCTACTGGGGCGCCTGGCCGGGCGCGGCCTGGCGGCGCGCGGTGGGCGGCGAGCCTGAGCCGATCACGGTGCGGCCCGCCGATCATGACGGTTTCGTCGTGGTCGCCAGCCGCTCCCACCGCGACCAGGCGACAGACGACTATCTGAAGGACGTGCCGGTGCTTGAACTGGTCTCCGCCGGCTCCTCGCTGAAGCTCTGCCGGGTGGCCGAGGGCCAGGCCGACATGTATCCCCGGCTCGGCCGCACCATGGAATGGGACATCGCCGCGGGCCACGCCGTTCTGATGGCCGCGGGCGGCAAGATCCAGGTCATCGCGGGCGGCGACGTGCCCGGCGATGTCGGCCAGCCGCTGCGCTACGGCAAACCCGGTTTCGAGAATCCGTATTTCGTGGCAAGGGGCGGGTGA
- a CDS encoding amidohydrolase family protein — MEIVDAQIHIWGSGLPVNDAHWQVTRFDAEQAVALMDEAGVDAAVIHPPGWDPGSCDMAARAIADHPGRFAMMQTLKLDDPATPAKIAAVRDAPGVLGLRYVFMGEDAVAAMREDRHGWLWRAAEEAGVPVAVLATDTLAEFGAVAARHPGLKLTIDHLGGRGGFTRLKDHAAMEHMPQLLELARHPNVAVKATGAPGYSGEAYPFPIMQDYLRRIFDAFGPARMFWGTDISKMPCSWRECVTLFTREMDWLKGADLELVMGAAFRRWWNWPGEG; from the coding sequence ATGGAGATCGTCGACGCGCAGATCCACATCTGGGGCAGCGGCCTGCCGGTCAACGACGCCCACTGGCAGGTGACCCGCTTCGACGCGGAACAGGCCGTGGCGCTGATGGACGAGGCGGGCGTGGACGCCGCCGTCATCCACCCGCCGGGCTGGGATCCCGGCTCCTGCGACATGGCGGCGCGGGCCATCGCGGACCATCCGGGCCGCTTCGCCATGATGCAGACGTTGAAGCTGGACGATCCGGCGACGCCGGCGAAGATCGCCGCCGTGCGCGACGCGCCTGGCGTGCTCGGGCTGCGCTACGTCTTCATGGGCGAGGATGCGGTCGCGGCGATGCGGGAGGACCGCCATGGCTGGCTCTGGCGGGCGGCGGAAGAAGCCGGCGTGCCGGTCGCGGTGCTGGCGACCGATACGCTGGCCGAGTTCGGCGCGGTGGCGGCGCGTCACCCCGGTCTGAAGCTCACCATCGACCATCTGGGCGGGCGCGGCGGCTTCACCAGGCTGAAGGACCACGCGGCGATGGAACACATGCCGCAATTGCTGGAACTCGCGCGCCATCCCAATGTCGCGGTCAAGGCGACCGGCGCGCCGGGCTATTCGGGCGAGGCCTATCCCTTCCCGATCATGCAGGACTATCTGCGCCGGATCTTCGACGCCTTCGGGCCGGCGCGCATGTTCTGGGGCACGGACATCTCCAAGATGCCGTGCTCCTGGCGGGAATGCGTGACGCTGTTCACCCGGGAGATGGACTGGCTGAAGGGCGCTGACCTGGAACTGGTCATGGGCGCCGCGTTCCGGCGCTGGTGGAACTGGCCCGGCGAAGGCTGA
- a CDS encoding glycosyl transferase: MSSDPDAPPVNICTLKWGDRYGPDFVNRLYGAVRRNLDRPFRFLCFTDDGAGLRPEVEAHPLPPIELPESHQRTTWLKLGLFMDGLADMQGDCMFLDLDLLIVDNIDCFFDYMPGKRCIIHNWVLGHHVFKRRPDVGNSSVFRWRAGTTQFIVDKFYAEAEWAMANFRPPQTYLTYGLGEKHWWPETWVRSFKRHAIPPFPLNLVQAPKMPAETKILVFHGRPDPDEALTGYDARRLHRRTRPAPWIADYWDDPEERPGR, encoded by the coding sequence ATGTCCTCCGATCCGGACGCCCCGCCGGTCAATATCTGCACCCTGAAATGGGGCGACCGCTACGGTCCCGACTTCGTCAACCGGCTCTACGGCGCGGTCCGGCGCAACCTGGACCGGCCCTTCCGCTTCCTGTGCTTCACCGACGACGGGGCGGGGCTCAGGCCCGAGGTCGAGGCGCATCCGCTGCCACCGATCGAGCTGCCCGAAAGCCACCAGCGCACGACCTGGCTGAAGCTGGGGCTGTTCATGGACGGGCTGGCGGACATGCAGGGCGATTGCATGTTCCTCGATCTGGACCTGCTGATCGTCGACAATATCGACTGCTTCTTCGACTACATGCCGGGCAAGCGCTGCATCATCCACAACTGGGTGCTGGGCCATCACGTCTTCAAGAGGCGCCCGGATGTCGGCAATTCGTCGGTGTTCCGCTGGCGCGCCGGCACGACGCAGTTCATCGTCGACAAGTTCTACGCCGAGGCCGAATGGGCGATGGCCAACTTCAGGCCGCCGCAGACCTATCTGACCTACGGGCTGGGCGAGAAGCACTGGTGGCCGGAGACGTGGGTCCGCAGCTTCAAGCGCCACGCGATTCCGCCCTTCCCGCTCAACCTGGTGCAGGCGCCGAAGATGCCGGCGGAGACGAAAATTCTCGTCTTCCATGGCCGGCCCGATCCGGACGAGGCCCTGACAGGCTATGACGCCAGGCGCCTGCACCGCCGCACACGGCCCGCGCCCTGGATCGCCGACTACTGGGACGATCCGGAGGAACGGCCGGGCCGATGA
- a CDS encoding electron transfer flavoprotein subunit beta/FixA family protein, translated as MKVLVAVKRVVDYNVKVRVKADQSGVELANVKMSMNPFDEIAVEEAVRLKEAGTAEEVVAVSIGVQQAQETIRTALAMGADRGILVKSDDEVQPLAVAKILKALVDEEKPDLVILGKQAIDDDSNQTGQMLAALLGWAQGTFASKVKIEGGEAEVTREVDGGLQTIKLKMPMIVTTDLRLNEPRYASLPNIMKAKKKPIDTKTPEDLGIDIAPRLKTLKVNEPAKRQGGVKVESIDELVDKLKNEAGVI; from the coding sequence ATGAAGGTACTCGTCGCTGTCAAGCGCGTCGTTGACTACAACGTCAAGGTGCGCGTGAAGGCCGATCAGAGCGGGGTAGAACTCGCCAACGTCAAGATGTCCATGAACCCCTTCGACGAAATCGCCGTCGAGGAAGCGGTCCGTCTGAAGGAGGCCGGCACGGCGGAGGAGGTCGTCGCGGTCTCCATCGGCGTGCAGCAGGCCCAGGAGACGATCCGCACCGCGCTGGCCATGGGCGCGGACCGGGGCATCCTGGTGAAGTCGGACGACGAGGTGCAGCCGCTCGCGGTGGCCAAGATCCTGAAGGCGCTGGTGGACGAGGAGAAGCCCGACCTGGTGATTCTCGGCAAGCAGGCGATCGACGACGACAGCAACCAGACCGGTCAGATGCTGGCCGCGCTGCTGGGCTGGGCGCAGGGCACCTTCGCCTCCAAGGTCAAGATCGAGGGCGGCGAGGCCGAGGTCACCCGCGAGGTCGACGGCGGCCTGCAGACCATCAAGCTGAAGATGCCGATGATCGTGACCACCGACCTGCGGCTCAACGAGCCGCGCTACGCCAGCCTGCCGAACATCATGAAGGCGAAGAAGAAGCCGATCGACACGAAGACGCCCGAGGACCTGGGTATCGACATCGCGCCGCGGCTGAAGACGCTGAAGGTCAACGAGCCGGCGAAGCGCCAGGGCGGCGTCAAGGTGGAGAGCATCGACGAGCTGGTCGACAAGCTGAAGAACGAAGCGGGGGTGATCTGA
- a CDS encoding SDR family oxidoreductase — protein sequence MAGVVIVTGGSRGIGAEICRLAGKAGYSVCVNYRSDREAAQNVAELVEAAGGKAIICGADVAQEADVKSMFRLVDQELGTITALVNNAGIVGKVGKVEELDAERINRMLAVNVTGAFLCVREAVLRMSTAHDGKGGVIVNMSSAAARLGSPGEFIDYAASKGAMDSMTIGMAKELGDQGIRVNAIRPGLIDTEIHASAGAADRVERFRDSVPMKRAGSAEEVAKAALWLMSEDSSYVNGALVDVAGGR from the coding sequence ATGGCCGGAGTTGTGATCGTCACCGGCGGCAGCCGCGGGATCGGCGCCGAGATCTGCCGGCTGGCCGGCAAGGCCGGCTATTCGGTGTGCGTCAACTACCGGAGCGACCGCGAGGCCGCCCAGAACGTGGCAGAGCTGGTCGAGGCGGCCGGCGGCAAGGCCATCATCTGCGGCGCAGATGTGGCGCAGGAGGCGGACGTGAAATCCATGTTCCGCCTGGTCGACCAGGAACTCGGCACTATCACCGCGCTGGTCAACAACGCCGGCATCGTCGGCAAGGTCGGCAAGGTCGAGGAACTGGACGCCGAGCGCATAAACCGCATGCTGGCCGTCAACGTGACCGGCGCCTTCCTCTGTGTCCGCGAGGCCGTGCTGCGCATGTCGACCGCCCATGACGGCAAGGGCGGCGTGATCGTCAACATGTCGTCAGCCGCCGCCCGTCTCGGCTCGCCGGGTGAGTTCATCGACTACGCCGCCTCCAAGGGCGCGATGGATTCCATGACCATCGGCATGGCGAAGGAACTGGGCGATCAGGGGATTCGCGTGAATGCGATCCGGCCCGGACTGATCGATACCGAGATTCATGCCAGCGCCGGCGCGGCGGACCGGGTGGAACGGTTCAGGGACAGCGTGCCGATGAAACGCGCCGGCAGCGCCGAGGAGGTGGCGAAGGCCGCGCTCTGGCTGATGTCGGAGGATTCGTCCTATGTGAACGGTGCGCTGGTGGACGTGGCGGGAGGACGCTGA
- the mobA gene encoding molybdenum cofactor guanylyltransferase MobA, producing the protein MKPVGVILAGGLARRMGGGQKALLELGRRPLVAHAIARLTPQVAALALNVNAEMAAYERFGLPLVADTVPGFAGPLAGILAGMDWAAGAHPEGSLLLSAPTDAPFLPDDMAARLGAALTDEAAAVAVCASGGRHHPVAALWRMDLRESLREALTARDIRKIDRFTAEHRVALVEWPATPSDPFFNVNRPEDLTRAEALLG; encoded by the coding sequence GTGAAACCCGTCGGCGTTATCCTGGCGGGCGGGCTGGCGCGGCGGATGGGCGGCGGTCAGAAGGCGTTGCTGGAGCTGGGCAGACGCCCGCTGGTCGCGCACGCGATCGCCCGGCTGACGCCACAGGTCGCGGCGCTGGCGCTCAACGTGAATGCGGAAATGGCCGCCTATGAGCGCTTCGGACTGCCGCTGGTCGCCGACACGGTGCCCGGTTTTGCGGGGCCGCTGGCCGGCATCCTGGCCGGCATGGACTGGGCCGCCGGGGCGCATCCCGAAGGGAGCCTCCTGCTTTCCGCGCCCACCGACGCGCCGTTCCTGCCCGACGACATGGCCGCGCGTCTGGGCGCGGCATTGACCGACGAAGCGGCGGCGGTTGCCGTCTGCGCCAGCGGCGGCCGCCATCACCCGGTGGCGGCGCTCTGGCGGATGGACCTGCGCGAGTCCCTTCGGGAGGCGCTGACGGCGCGGGACATCCGCAAGATCGACCGCTTCACCGCCGAACACCGCGTCGCCCTGGTCGAGTGGCCGGCGACACCGTCGGACCCGTTCTTCAACGTCAACCGCCCCGAGGATCTGACGCGCGCCGAGGCACTTTTGGGGTGA
- a CDS encoding ferritin-like domain-containing protein translates to MLNKNGHWSPDDIAWEQFDPSRVDSDILAVIRAASLVERNSADYVAYLKRVISDDPEFRAAAEQWGHEEHQHGIVLGRWAEMADPDFDFETAFRRFTEGYRIPVDAEASVRGSRAGEMVARCVVEAGTSSFYAALRDATEEPVLKDICNRISKDEIRHYRMFQDYFQRYQEREHLGRPRRAWIAATRFLEAEDDELSFAYYCANMPPEEAYDRSEAGRAYARTALGCYRRDHLGKAVKLILKAAGLPPHGRLGDLAFQATWLFLKVRTRGQLAA, encoded by the coding sequence ATGTTGAACAAAAACGGCCACTGGTCGCCCGACGACATCGCCTGGGAGCAGTTCGACCCTTCCCGGGTGGATTCCGACATATTGGCGGTGATCCGCGCCGCCAGCCTGGTCGAACGCAATTCAGCCGACTACGTCGCCTATCTGAAGCGGGTCATCTCCGACGATCCGGAGTTCCGCGCCGCCGCCGAGCAATGGGGCCACGAGGAGCACCAGCACGGCATCGTGCTGGGACGCTGGGCGGAGATGGCGGATCCGGACTTCGACTTCGAGACTGCCTTCCGCCGCTTCACCGAGGGCTATCGCATTCCCGTCGACGCCGAGGCGTCGGTGCGCGGCTCCCGGGCCGGCGAGATGGTCGCCCGCTGCGTCGTCGAGGCGGGCACGAGTTCATTCTACGCCGCGCTGCGCGACGCCACCGAGGAGCCCGTGCTGAAGGACATCTGCAATCGCATCTCGAAGGACGAGATCCGCCACTACCGGATGTTCCAGGACTATTTCCAGCGCTATCAGGAGCGCGAGCACCTGGGCCGTCCGCGCCGGGCCTGGATCGCGGCCACGCGCTTCCTGGAGGCGGAGGACGACGAGCTTTCCTTCGCATATTACTGCGCCAACATGCCGCCCGAGGAGGCATATGACCGCTCCGAGGCGGGCCGGGCCTACGCGCGCACGGCGCTGGGCTGTTACCGGCGCGATCACCTGGGCAAGGCGGTCAAGCTGATCCTGAAGGCCGCCGGTCTGCCGCCGCACGGACGGCTGGGCGACCTCGCCTTCCAGGCGACCTGGCTGTTCCTGAAGGTCCGCACCAGGGGACAGCTCGCCGCCTGA
- a CDS encoding FkbM family methyltransferase: MIRRLKRRLGIRFSTKALKRNPGVYLRQLLRRHRSFPDLVTELAATQPVAIVQVGANDGSSNDPLGEMILHRPERVSRALLIEPQQSAFERLAARYAEAPHVTCLNAAIDREPGERAIYSTDMAAASERLGRKISDGLASFSRAHLENAFRNACPAIADAELDQLITETPVPVTTIRQAMATAGMRDADVLLVDTEGFDAEIMAMALEAGLRPSLLQFEHAHLDAATRRALAGRLRREGYRLWASHLDMWGQRVGTGTSPR, from the coding sequence ATGATCCGCCGCCTGAAACGCCGCCTCGGCATCCGCTTCTCGACCAAGGCGCTGAAGCGCAATCCCGGCGTCTATCTGCGCCAGTTGCTGCGCCGTCACCGCAGCTTCCCGGATCTTGTGACCGAGCTGGCGGCGACACAGCCGGTCGCCATCGTCCAGGTCGGCGCCAATGACGGATCGTCCAACGACCCGCTGGGCGAGATGATCCTGCACCGGCCGGAACGCGTCTCCAGGGCGCTGCTGATCGAACCGCAGCAATCGGCCTTCGAGCGGCTCGCCGCGCGTTACGCTGAGGCGCCGCATGTCACCTGTCTGAACGCCGCCATCGACCGGGAGCCGGGCGAACGGGCGATCTATTCGACGGACATGGCGGCGGCGAGCGAACGGCTGGGCAGGAAGATCTCGGACGGGCTGGCATCGTTCTCACGCGCCCATCTGGAAAACGCGTTCCGCAATGCCTGCCCGGCGATTGCCGACGCCGAGCTGGATCAGCTGATCACGGAAACGCCGGTCCCGGTAACGACGATCCGGCAGGCGATGGCGACCGCCGGCATGAGGGACGCGGACGTGCTGCTGGTCGACACCGAAGGCTTCGACGCCGAGATCATGGCCATGGCCCTGGAAGCCGGCCTCAGACCGTCGCTGCTGCAGTTCGAGCACGCCCACCTGGACGCCGCGACGCGGCGCGCGCTGGCCGGCCGTCTGCGACGGGAAGGCTACCGGCTCTGGGCCAGCCACCTGGACATGTGGGGTCAGCGCGTCGGGACGGGGACGTCGCCGCGATAG
- a CDS encoding 3-hydroxybutyryl-CoA dehydrogenase: protein MSDTASIRSIGIIGAGQMGNGIAHVCALAGYDVILNDIDQGRLDAALKTIEGNLARQAARNKISDVDRADTLARIRPTLELAEVGKADLVIEAATEDEALKKSIFQKLTEHLGPETLIASNTSSISITRLASITDRPERFMGMHFMNPVPMMKLVELIRGIATEDTTFNAVREVVKNLGKTSTAAEDFPAFIVNRILLPMINEAVYTLYEGVGSVDAIDTAMKLGANHPMGPLELADFIGLDTCLSVMQVLYDGLADTKYRPCPLLVKYVEAGWLGRKANRGFYDYRGDVPVPTR from the coding sequence ATGAGCGATACCGCCTCAATCCGTTCGATCGGCATCATCGGCGCCGGTCAGATGGGCAACGGCATCGCGCACGTGTGTGCGCTCGCCGGCTACGACGTCATACTCAACGACATTGACCAGGGGCGGTTGGATGCGGCGCTGAAAACCATCGAGGGCAATCTGGCCCGCCAGGCCGCGCGCAACAAGATCTCCGACGTCGACCGGGCCGACACCCTGGCCCGGATCCGGCCGACGCTGGAACTAGCCGAGGTCGGCAAGGCCGACCTGGTGATCGAAGCGGCGACCGAGGACGAGGCGCTCAAGAAGAGCATCTTCCAGAAGTTGACCGAGCATCTGGGGCCGGAGACGCTGATTGCCTCCAACACCTCCTCGATCTCGATCACGCGGCTGGCCTCGATCACCGACCGGCCCGAGCGGTTCATGGGCATGCACTTCATGAACCCGGTGCCGATGATGAAGCTGGTGGAGCTGATCCGCGGCATCGCCACCGAGGACACGACCTTCAATGCGGTCCGCGAGGTCGTGAAGAACCTCGGCAAGACCTCGACGGCGGCGGAGGACTTTCCGGCCTTCATCGTCAACCGCATCCTGCTGCCGATGATCAACGAGGCGGTCTACACCCTCTATGAGGGCGTTGGCTCGGTCGATGCGATCGATACGGCGATGAAGCTGGGGGCGAACCATCCGATGGGGCCGCTGGAACTGGCGGATTTCATCGGCCTGGATACCTGCCTGTCGGTCATGCAGGTGCTCTATGACGGCCTGGCGGACACCAAGTACCGCCCGTGCCCGCTGCTGGTGAAGTATGTCGAGGCCGGCTGGCTGGGCCGCAAGGCCAACCGCGGCTTCTACGACTATCGCGGCGACGTCCCCGTCCCGACGCGCTGA
- the fdhD gene encoding formate dehydrogenase accessory sulfurtransferase FdhD, whose translation MPETPAYLVRPDPADPRLTRRMGGLDHTGQPVEQDVTVERALTLFLNGQEIVTMMTIGDYPDCLAVGYLLNQNMLKPDDEIRSLEVDDDKGHIFVRTARRTDFEFKLKKRTLTSGCAQGTAFGDVMEKFDKVRLPADAELRTSWLYALTKSINTTPSLYLQAGAIHGCVLCERDRPLIYMEDVGRHNAVDKIAGYMRLNGVGPAGKLFYTTGRLTSEMVIKTVQMEIPILISRSGFTASGVELARRAGLTLIGRAKGKRFVCLAGEERIVFDGDPDAVADEPDKLTRKGAR comes from the coding sequence ATGCCGGAAACGCCCGCATATCTCGTCCGTCCCGATCCCGCGGACCCGCGCCTGACCCGGCGCATGGGCGGGCTCGACCATACCGGCCAGCCGGTGGAGCAGGACGTGACCGTGGAGCGGGCGCTGACGCTGTTCCTCAACGGCCAGGAGATCGTCACCATGATGACGATCGGCGACTATCCCGACTGTCTGGCCGTCGGCTACCTGCTGAACCAGAACATGCTGAAGCCCGACGACGAGATCCGCAGTCTCGAGGTCGACGACGACAAGGGCCACATCTTCGTCCGTACCGCGCGCCGCACCGATTTCGAGTTCAAGCTGAAGAAGCGGACATTGACCTCCGGCTGCGCCCAGGGCACCGCCTTCGGCGACGTCATGGAGAAGTTCGACAAGGTGCGCCTGCCGGCCGATGCCGAACTGCGCACCTCGTGGCTCTACGCCCTGACGAAATCGATCAACACCACGCCGTCGCTCTACCTGCAGGCGGGCGCGATCCACGGCTGCGTGCTCTGCGAACGGGACCGGCCGCTGATCTACATGGAGGACGTCGGCCGCCACAATGCCGTCGACAAGATCGCCGGCTACATGCGCCTCAACGGCGTCGGGCCGGCCGGCAAGCTGTTCTACACAACGGGACGGCTGACCTCGGAGATGGTCATCAAGACCGTGCAGATGGAAATCCCGATCCTGATCTCGCGCTCCGGCTTCACCGCTTCGGGCGTGGAGCTGGCCCGGCGCGCGGGCCTGACCCTCATCGGGCGGGCGAAGGGAAAGCGGTTCGTCTGCCTCGCCGGCGAGGAGCGGATCGTCTTCGACGGCGATCCGGACGCGGTGGCCGACGAACCCGATAAGCTGACCCGCAAGGGCGCCCGGTGA
- a CDS encoding methyltransferase, which translates to MNDFAALADTALAADPAAVVTDLIFGRWRSQILHAGVRLGVFDALGDDARGAETVAAERSLDPALTYRLLRALGAIGLLAEDAAGRFRLTEAGRLLQADHPQSLRGVTLLEEGPEHYTIWRHLPDMVREGRQNAFHREFGRHAFEHAGVDPAYEQVFDAAMTSYSGLQSGLVLEALAQYDFSGCETICDVGGGRGHMLCSLLAAHPHLQGMVLERSDVIAETGKLWAEPMGVAGRCEFVAGDMFHGAPPADVYTMKMILHDWDDDECVRILSALARTAPADGRLLVMEHVVPGPSEPHFAKLFDIHMMCWGTGRERTAEEYQALMERAGWRPAGVHYPASRMMGVVEGRRV; encoded by the coding sequence ATGAACGATTTCGCGGCGCTCGCCGACACAGCGCTGGCTGCCGATCCGGCCGCCGTCGTCACCGATCTGATCTTCGGCCGCTGGCGCAGCCAGATACTCCACGCCGGTGTCCGGCTGGGCGTTTTCGATGCTCTGGGCGATGATGCCCGGGGCGCCGAAACGGTCGCCGCGGAGCGTTCGCTTGACCCGGCGCTGACCTATCGGCTGCTGCGCGCGCTGGGCGCGATCGGTCTGCTCGCCGAAGACGCAGCGGGGCGTTTCCGTCTCACCGAGGCCGGGCGGCTGCTGCAAGCGGACCATCCCCAGAGCCTGCGGGGCGTGACCCTGCTGGAGGAGGGGCCGGAGCACTACACCATCTGGCGCCATCTGCCCGACATGGTGCGCGAGGGGCGCCAGAACGCCTTCCATCGCGAGTTCGGCCGCCACGCCTTCGAGCACGCCGGCGTCGATCCGGCCTACGAGCAGGTCTTCGACGCGGCGATGACCAGCTATTCGGGCCTTCAGTCGGGTCTGGTGCTGGAGGCGCTGGCGCAATACGACTTCTCAGGGTGCGAAACCATCTGCGACGTCGGCGGCGGCCGCGGCCACATGCTCTGCAGCCTGCTGGCGGCCCATCCGCACCTGCAGGGCATGGTGCTGGAGCGTTCCGACGTGATCGCCGAGACCGGCAAGCTCTGGGCCGAGCCCATGGGCGTGGCCGGTCGCTGCGAGTTCGTGGCCGGCGACATGTTCCACGGGGCGCCGCCGGCGGACGTCTACACCATGAAGATGATCCTGCACGACTGGGACGACGACGAATGCGTCCGGATCCTGAGCGCGCTGGCAAGGACCGCGCCCGCCGACGGGCGGCTGCTGGTCATGGAACACGTGGTGCCCGGCCCGTCGGAGCCCCATTTCGCCAAGCTGTTCGACATCCACATGATGTGCTGGGGCACGGGCCGGGAACGGACGGCCGAGGAGTATCAGGCGCTGATGGAGCGGGCCGGCTGGCGGCCCGCAGGGGTCCACTATCCCGCGTCGCGCATGATGGGCGTCGTCGAGGGCCGGCGCGTCTGA